In a single window of the Gossypium hirsutum isolate 1008001.06 chromosome A13, Gossypium_hirsutum_v2.1, whole genome shotgun sequence genome:
- the LOC107896496 gene encoding probable prolyl 4-hydroxylase 7 isoform X1, which produces MEYRYFLGFFLLLLINFTLVLAEINGSVLKMRGGTSSVQFDPTSVTQLSWRPRAFIYNGFLSSEECDHLIFLAKDKLEKSMVADDVSGQSIESEVRTSSGMFLEKALPYRLV; this is translated from the exons ATGGAGTACCGGTATTTTCTcggattctttcttcttcttttgatcAATTTTACTTTGGTTTTGGCTGAGATTAATGGATCGGTGCTTAAAATGAGAGGAGGAACTTCTTCTGTTCAATTTGATCCCACTTCTGTTACTCAACTCTCATGGCGCCCCAG gGCTTTTATTTACAATGGATTTTTATCAAGTGAGGAATGTGATCACCTTATTTTTCTG GCTAAGGATAAGTTAGAGAAGTCAATGGTGGCAGATGATGTATCAGGCCAGAGTATTGAAAGTGAAGTTCGAACCAGCTCCGGCATGTTTCTTGAGAAAGCTCTG CCTTATAGGCTTGTATAA
- the LOC107896496 gene encoding probable prolyl 4-hydroxylase 7 isoform X2: protein MEYRYFLGFFLLLLINFTLVLAEINGSVLKMRGGTSSVQFDPTSVTQLSWRPRAFIYNGFLSSEECDHLIFLAKDKLEKSMVADDVSGQSIESEVRTSSGMFLEKALVYK, encoded by the exons ATGGAGTACCGGTATTTTCTcggattctttcttcttcttttgatcAATTTTACTTTGGTTTTGGCTGAGATTAATGGATCGGTGCTTAAAATGAGAGGAGGAACTTCTTCTGTTCAATTTGATCCCACTTCTGTTACTCAACTCTCATGGCGCCCCAG gGCTTTTATTTACAATGGATTTTTATCAAGTGAGGAATGTGATCACCTTATTTTTCTG GCTAAGGATAAGTTAGAGAAGTCAATGGTGGCAGATGATGTATCAGGCCAGAGTATTGAAAGTGAAGTTCGAACCAGCTCCGGCATGTTTCTTGAGAAAGCTCTGGTATATAAATGA
- the LOC107919728 gene encoding GDP-L-galactose phosphorylase 2, whose amino-acid sequence MIQLSIKRVPTVVSNYQKDEAEETARRSGGCGKNCLRNCCISGAKLPLYAFKKESEKDAFESDNKEPPVAFLDSLVLGEWEDRMQRGLFRYDVTACETKVIPGEYGFIAQLNEGRHLKKRPTEFRVDKVLQPFDGNKFNFTKVGQEEVLFQFEASEDGEVQFFPNAPIDVENHPSVVAINVSPIEYGHVLLIPRILECLPQRIDRESFLLALYMAAEAGNPYFRLGYNSLGAFATINHLHFQAYYLAVAFPIEKAPTKKITTLNDGVIISELLKYPVRGVVFEGGNTLQDLSDTVSEACICLQDNNIAYNVLISDCGKRIFLLPQCYAEKQALGEVSVELLDTQVNPAVWEISGHMVLKRRKDYDEASDENAWRLLAEVSLSDERFDEVNALIFEAIGGGKDATENVEEPDTKAQSIEKENGITETSHHAMVAGTQQCLVLH is encoded by the exons ATGATTCAGCTCAGTATTAAGAGGGTTCCTACTGTTGTTTCGAATTATCAAAAGGATGAGGCGGAAGAGACTGCTCGCCGGAGCGGTGGATGTGGGAAGAATTGCCTTAGAAACTGTTGCATTTCAG GAGCAAAGCTTCCTTTATATGCTTTCAAGAAGGAGAGTGAAAAAGATGCATTTGAAAGTGATAACAAAGAGCCTCCGGTTGCTTTTCTTGATTCTCTCGTTCTTGGGgag TGGGAGGATCGCATGCAAAGAGGGCTCTTTCGATATGATGTTACTGCCTGTGAAACCAAG GTGATTCCTGGTGAATATGGCTTTATTGCTCAGCTGAACGAGGGCCGCCACCTTAAGAAGAGGCCAACTGAGTTCCGTGTAGATAAGGTTCTCCAGCCCTTCGATGGGAACAAATTCAACTTTACCAAAGTCGGACAAGAAGAGGTGCTCTTCCAGTTTGAAGCAAGTGAAGATGGTGAAGTTCAGTTCTTCCCGAATGCTCCCATTGATGTTGAGAATCACCCAAGTGTTGTTGCCATAAAC GTTAGTCCTATTGAATACGGACATGTGCTGTTGATCCCTCGAATTCTTGAATGCTTGCCTCAGAGGATCGACCGTGAGAGCTTTTTGCTTGCGCTCTATATGGCAGCTGAAGCTGGGAATCCGTACTTTAGATTGGGTTACAACAGCTTGGGTGCATTTGCTACAATCAATCACCTGCACTTCCAG GCTTACTACTTGGCTGTGGCCTTTCCCATTGAGAAAGCTCCTACCAAGAAGATAACCACTCTGAATGATGGAGTCATCATCTCAGAGCTTTTAAAGTATCCGGTCAGAGGTGTTGTCTTTGAGGGTGGTAACACTCTTCAAGACTTGTCTGACACAGTGTCTGAGGCGTGCATTTGCCTTCAAGATAACAACATAGCGTACAATGTCCTCATCTCTGATTGTGGAAAGCGGATCTTCCTCCTCCCTCAG TGTTATGCTGAGAAACAAGCTCTTGGGGAAGTGAGCGTAGAGCTTTTGGACACCCAGGTGAACCCGGCTGTGTGGGAAATTAGTGGTCATATGGTGTTGAAGAGGAGGAAGGACTATGATGAGGCGTCCGACGAAAATGCTTGGAGGCTACTTGCAGAGGTATCTCTCTCTGACGAGAGGTTTGATGAAGTGAATGCACTTATCTTTGAAGCCATTGGCGGTGGCAAAGATGCAACTGAAAATGTTGAGGAGCCTGATACAAAAGCTCAATCTATTGAAAAAGAGAATGGCATCACCGAAACTTCCCACCATGCTATGGTGGCTGGGACACAACAGTGCCTTGTTCTGCATTAG